Proteins encoded in a region of the Synechococcus sp. BIOS-U3-1 genome:
- a CDS encoding cob(I)yrinic acid a,c-diamide adenosyltransferase, whose amino-acid sequence MDAVQSSDSSSGARRRSNPGIGIVTAADSRERSLGQLHVYDGEGKGKSQAALGVVLRTIGLGICEQRRTRVLLLRFLKGPGRAYDEDAAIEALQQGFPHLIDQVRTGRADYFNADEATKFDQQEAQRGWDIARGAIASALYSVVVLDELNPLLDLGLLDIKDVVKTLSARPEGMEIIVTGRAAPQPLIQIADLHSEMRAHRRIEAKDDSLLPFPSPGGIEIYTGEGKGKSTSALGKGLQAIGRGISQDKSHRVLILQWLKGGNGYTEDAAIAALRESYPHLVDHLRSGRDAIVWRGQQEPIDYVEAERAWEIARAAIASGLYKTVILDELNPTVDLELLPVEPIVQALVRKPSETEVIITGRCKHPPAYFDLASVHSEMVCHKHYAEQGVDLKRGVDY is encoded by the coding sequence ATGGACGCAGTCCAGTCATCTGATAGCTCCAGCGGAGCACGTCGCCGCAGCAATCCCGGCATCGGCATCGTTACAGCTGCCGACAGCCGTGAACGCAGTCTCGGTCAACTCCACGTCTACGACGGAGAAGGCAAAGGCAAGAGCCAAGCTGCACTTGGTGTGGTGCTGCGCACCATCGGTCTTGGTATCTGCGAACAACGGCGAACCCGGGTCCTGCTGCTGCGGTTTCTCAAAGGACCTGGCCGTGCTTACGACGAAGATGCTGCGATCGAAGCATTGCAGCAGGGTTTCCCCCACCTCATCGATCAGGTCCGCACAGGACGTGCTGACTACTTCAACGCTGATGAGGCCACCAAATTCGACCAACAGGAAGCGCAGAGAGGCTGGGACATTGCGCGAGGCGCCATTGCCAGCGCTCTCTATTCCGTGGTGGTTCTCGACGAACTGAACCCGCTGCTGGATCTCGGGCTGCTCGACATCAAGGACGTCGTGAAGACCCTCTCCGCACGACCGGAGGGTATGGAAATCATTGTGACCGGCCGCGCTGCACCCCAGCCGTTGATTCAGATTGCCGATCTGCACTCCGAGATGCGCGCCCACAGGCGGATCGAGGCCAAGGACGATTCGCTGCTTCCATTCCCGTCACCAGGTGGAATCGAGATTTACACCGGCGAAGGCAAAGGGAAATCCACCAGCGCCCTAGGCAAGGGACTTCAGGCGATCGGTCGAGGCATCAGTCAGGACAAAAGCCACCGCGTCCTGATCCTGCAGTGGCTCAAGGGTGGTAACGGCTACACCGAAGATGCTGCGATCGCAGCTCTGCGTGAGAGCTACCCGCACCTGGTGGACCACCTGCGTTCCGGACGGGACGCGATCGTCTGGCGTGGTCAACAGGAGCCGATCGACTACGTCGAGGCCGAACGTGCTTGGGAAATTGCCAGAGCGGCGATCGCCAGCGGCCTTTATAAGACCGTGATCCTGGACGAACTCAATCCCACCGTTGATTTGGAACTGCTACCGGTCGAGCCCATCGTGCAGGCGCTGGTGCGCAAGCCTTCCGAAACTGAAGTAATCATCACAGGCCGCTGCAAACACCCACCGGCCTACTTCGATCTGGCAAGTGTCCATTCGGAGATGGTCTGCCACAAGCACTACGCCGAACAAGGTGTAGATCTCAAGCGTGGAGTGGATTATTGA
- a CDS encoding M67 family metallopeptidase codes for MILRASLSAVSPEEGCALLLGESSPELNVRFVWPCCNVWRPGFGGFSDVISVDGDQAPVSVSRRSRFALDPREQIAAQRWSRQRGWRVLGSAHSHPEGDPVPSVLDRQWAACAGVMLIDAGVSGVRAWWLQGAEQGGGDKPVIALSMLVHSHAMVGDTVKSSPDGASRPVQ; via the coding sequence ATGATTCTCAGGGCCTCACTAAGTGCTGTGTCACCTGAAGAAGGCTGCGCATTGCTGCTGGGGGAGTCATCTCCTGAACTCAACGTGCGCTTCGTGTGGCCCTGTTGCAATGTCTGGCGCCCTGGTTTCGGCGGATTCAGTGATGTGATCTCGGTGGATGGCGATCAAGCGCCGGTCTCCGTTTCGCGACGATCAAGGTTTGCATTGGACCCTCGTGAGCAGATCGCTGCCCAGCGATGGTCTCGCCAAAGAGGTTGGCGGGTTCTCGGCAGTGCACACTCCCATCCAGAGGGTGATCCGGTGCCGAGTGTGCTGGACAGGCAATGGGCTGCCTGCGCAGGAGTCATGCTCATTGATGCCGGTGTCTCTGGTGTCCGTGCCTGGTGGCTGCAGGGGGCCGAGCAGGGGGGGGGCGACAAGCCTGTCATCGCTCTTTCGATGCTTGTCCACAGTCACGCAATGGTGGGAGACACTGTGAAGTCGAGTCCCGATGGCGCATCTCGGCCTGTGCAATGA
- the moeB gene encoding molybdopterin-synthase adenylyltransferase MoeB, whose amino-acid sequence MTEHLPDRDLSVQERGRYARHLTLPEFGVVGQQRLKTASVLCVGAGGLGSPLLMYLAAAGVGRIGIVDDDRVEVSNLQRQVIHAESGIGQLKTDSACQRIVGLNSHCRVEQHACRLTTTNAIELIESHDLVVDGSDNFPTRYLINDVCALLKKPWVYGSVQRFEGQVSVFNQGLQSPDYRDLVPEPPPPGLVPSCADGGVVGVMPGLIGLLQATETIKLLAGIGESLDGRLLLVDGLTMRFRELRLQRRPHRPPITALIDYEAFCSVDDPGRLEGASSVKSISVTELSALFEEGGELVLIDVRNPSETEVAAIPRSQLIPLATIENGEGIDEIRGLAGQRPIYVYCKLGGRSARAVELLSEHGIVATNVAGGIDAWSQEVDSEVPRY is encoded by the coding sequence ATGACGGAACACCTTCCAGATCGTGACCTGAGTGTGCAGGAGCGGGGACGTTATGCCCGTCATCTCACACTCCCGGAGTTTGGGGTCGTCGGCCAGCAGCGGTTGAAAACAGCATCGGTGCTGTGCGTTGGCGCAGGTGGGTTGGGCTCACCTTTATTGATGTACCTAGCGGCGGCTGGTGTTGGTCGTATCGGCATCGTTGACGATGACCGGGTGGAGGTCTCCAACCTGCAGCGGCAGGTGATTCATGCTGAAAGTGGAATCGGCCAGCTCAAGACAGACTCTGCCTGTCAAAGGATCGTGGGTCTTAATTCGCATTGCAGGGTTGAGCAGCATGCTTGTCGGCTCACCACCACGAATGCCATCGAGCTGATCGAGAGCCATGACCTGGTGGTGGATGGGTCCGATAACTTCCCCACGCGCTATCTGATCAACGATGTCTGCGCCTTGCTCAAGAAGCCTTGGGTGTACGGATCTGTTCAGCGTTTCGAGGGGCAGGTCAGTGTTTTTAACCAAGGTCTTCAGTCCCCGGATTACCGCGATCTGGTTCCAGAGCCACCGCCCCCGGGCCTTGTTCCCTCCTGCGCCGATGGAGGTGTAGTTGGGGTGATGCCGGGATTGATCGGGCTGCTCCAGGCCACCGAAACCATCAAGTTGCTGGCAGGAATCGGTGAATCTCTGGATGGGAGGCTGCTGCTTGTGGACGGCTTGACGATGCGTTTCCGCGAGCTCCGTCTGCAGCGTCGCCCCCATCGCCCTCCTATTACGGCTCTGATCGATTACGAGGCGTTCTGTAGCGTCGATGACCCTGGCCGCCTTGAGGGAGCGTCAAGCGTGAAAAGCATTTCCGTGACAGAGCTCAGCGCATTATTTGAAGAGGGTGGAGAGCTTGTGCTGATTGATGTACGCAATCCCTCGGAAACAGAGGTGGCCGCGATTCCTCGATCGCAACTGATTCCACTTGCAACCATCGAGAACGGAGAAGGGATCGACGAGATCCGCGGTCTTGCTGGACAACGTCCGATCTACGTGTACTGCAAGCTGGGAGGACGTTCGGCCCGTGCTGTCGAGCTTTTGTCTGAACATGGCATCGTCGCCACCAACGTGGCGGGAGGGATTGATGCCTGGTCGCAGGAGGTTGATTCTGAAGTCCCCCGTTACTGA
- the ppc gene encoding phosphoenolpyruvate carboxylase gives MIMTTPDPDPLSMSSSPAMIPASDQPRAAVQETSGNGHLLQQRLALVEDLWQTVLRSECPAEQAERLLRMKQLSDPALPEPSAISSDSVVSLIRDMDLSEAIAAARAFSLYFQLVNILEQRIEEDSYLESIVRSQELAEQVDPFTPPLATQTEPATFSELFERLRRLNVPPAQLETLLQELDIRLVFTAHPTEIVRHTVRHKQRRVASLLQQLESAFETSPRQADSIRLQLEEEIRLWWRTDELHQFKPSVLDEVDYALHYFQQVLFDAMPQLRRRLTTALASSYPDVQLPPSSFCTFGSWVGSDRDGNPSVTTDITWRTACYQRQLMLDRYISAVQSLRDQLSISMQWSQVSASLLESLEMDRFNFPEVYEKRATRYRLEPYRLKMSFMLERLRLTKLRNDQLADAGWRAPAESPKPFAPESQPSEALHYGSIAEFRSDLELIRTSLVSTDLTCEPLDTLLTQVHIYGFSLAGLDIRQESTRHSDALDELSRYLNPDQAYGDLNEQERVNWLLQELQTRRPLIPSAVEWSATTAETVDVFRMLHRLQDEFGSRICRTYVISMSHSVSDLLEVLLLAKEAGLVDPSSTGHADLLVVPLFETVEDLQRAPEVMGELFQTTLYRNLLPRVGSQGLPLQELMLGYSDSNKDSGFLSSNWEIHKAQIALQDLAARNGVALRLFHGRGGSVGRGGGPAYQAILAQPSGTLQGRIKITEQGEVLASKYSLPELALYNLETVTTAVVQNSLVTNQLDATPSWNELMARLAKCSRRHYRALVHDNPDLVAFFEQVTPIEEISKLQISSRPARRKSGARDLSSLRAIPWVFGWTQSRFLLPSWFGVGTALSEELQADPEQMTLLRTLHQRWPFFRMLISKVEMTLSKVDLDLARHYVTSLGSASHRDAFERIYTTIADEYTLTRRLVLEITRQERLLDADPALQLSVNLRNRTIVPLGFLQVALLKRLRDQNRQPPMSEFPSDGDGRTYSRSELLRGALLTINGIAAGMRNTG, from the coding sequence ATGATCATGACGACTCCAGATCCCGACCCGCTTTCGATGTCCTCCTCCCCCGCAATGATTCCTGCGAGCGATCAGCCCAGGGCTGCGGTGCAAGAGACATCCGGCAATGGCCATCTGTTGCAACAGCGCCTGGCTCTCGTGGAGGATCTATGGCAAACCGTGCTGCGCAGCGAATGTCCCGCTGAACAGGCTGAACGCCTGCTGCGCATGAAACAGCTCAGCGATCCAGCATTACCCGAACCCAGTGCCATCAGCTCGGATTCGGTTGTTTCGCTGATCCGAGACATGGACCTGTCGGAAGCCATTGCGGCCGCTAGAGCCTTCTCCCTGTACTTCCAGCTGGTGAACATCCTCGAGCAGCGCATCGAGGAGGACAGCTATCTCGAAAGCATCGTCCGCTCTCAGGAACTGGCCGAACAGGTCGATCCCTTCACTCCACCGCTGGCAACCCAGACAGAACCCGCCACGTTCAGTGAACTGTTTGAACGCCTGCGGCGCTTGAACGTGCCTCCCGCACAGCTGGAGACTCTGCTTCAGGAACTCGACATCCGACTGGTCTTTACAGCCCATCCAACGGAAATCGTGCGTCACACGGTGAGGCACAAGCAGCGACGCGTAGCCAGCCTGTTGCAACAGCTGGAGAGCGCCTTCGAAACCAGTCCACGCCAAGCCGACAGCATCCGTCTTCAGCTTGAAGAAGAAATCAGGCTCTGGTGGCGCACAGATGAATTACACCAGTTCAAGCCATCAGTGCTCGATGAGGTCGATTACGCCCTGCACTATTTCCAGCAGGTTCTGTTCGACGCGATGCCACAGCTGCGACGCCGGCTGACCACCGCACTCGCCAGCAGTTACCCCGATGTACAGCTACCCCCCTCCTCTTTCTGCACCTTCGGCTCCTGGGTCGGTTCCGATCGCGACGGCAACCCTTCCGTCACCACAGACATCACTTGGCGGACAGCCTGTTATCAGCGTCAGTTGATGCTGGATCGCTACATCAGTGCTGTCCAGAGCCTGCGCGACCAGCTGAGCATCTCGATGCAGTGGAGTCAGGTGAGTGCTTCCCTGCTGGAATCACTGGAAATGGATCGGTTCAACTTCCCGGAGGTCTACGAAAAGCGAGCCACCCGCTACCGCCTCGAGCCGTACCGGCTGAAGATGAGCTTCATGCTCGAACGGTTGCGTCTCACCAAGCTGAGAAACGATCAGCTAGCCGATGCCGGATGGCGGGCTCCGGCTGAGAGCCCCAAGCCGTTTGCACCCGAGAGTCAGCCGAGTGAGGCTCTGCACTATGGGTCGATAGCGGAATTCCGCAGTGATCTTGAGCTGATCCGAACAAGCCTGGTCAGCACCGATCTCACCTGTGAGCCCCTCGACACCTTGCTCACGCAGGTTCACATCTATGGCTTCTCCCTTGCGGGTCTCGATATCCGTCAGGAAAGCACGCGGCACAGTGACGCCCTCGATGAACTCAGCCGATATCTCAATCCAGATCAGGCCTACGGAGACCTGAATGAGCAGGAGCGCGTGAACTGGTTGCTGCAGGAGCTGCAGACGCGTCGACCGCTGATTCCCTCTGCCGTGGAGTGGTCAGCCACCACGGCGGAAACGGTGGATGTGTTCCGGATGCTGCATCGCCTTCAAGACGAGTTCGGCAGCCGCATCTGTCGCACTTATGTGATTTCTATGAGTCACAGCGTTTCCGACTTGCTGGAAGTGCTGCTCCTAGCAAAGGAGGCCGGCCTCGTGGATCCCTCCTCCACTGGCCATGCCGATCTGCTGGTGGTTCCTCTGTTCGAAACGGTGGAGGATCTTCAGCGAGCTCCCGAAGTGATGGGAGAGCTGTTCCAGACAACGCTCTACAGAAACCTGTTGCCTCGTGTGGGCAGCCAGGGGCTTCCTCTCCAGGAACTGATGCTCGGGTATTCCGACAGCAATAAGGACTCTGGTTTCCTCTCCAGCAACTGGGAAATTCACAAAGCTCAGATTGCACTGCAGGATCTAGCGGCACGCAACGGCGTGGCGCTGCGTTTGTTCCATGGCCGTGGAGGATCCGTCGGTCGAGGCGGTGGCCCCGCATACCAGGCGATCCTGGCCCAACCGAGCGGCACCCTGCAGGGACGCATCAAAATCACAGAGCAGGGCGAAGTGCTGGCGTCCAAATACAGCCTGCCTGAGCTGGCTCTCTACAACCTTGAAACGGTCACCACAGCAGTCGTCCAGAACAGCCTGGTGACCAATCAGCTGGATGCCACCCCAAGCTGGAACGAGCTGATGGCTCGACTGGCGAAATGCTCTCGACGCCACTACCGGGCCCTCGTGCATGACAATCCCGACCTGGTGGCCTTTTTCGAGCAGGTGACTCCGATTGAAGAAATCAGCAAATTGCAGATTTCCAGTCGTCCAGCACGACGCAAATCGGGTGCCAGGGATCTATCCAGCCTCCGTGCGATTCCCTGGGTGTTCGGCTGGACCCAGAGCCGGTTCCTGCTGCCCAGCTGGTTCGGTGTGGGCACAGCACTGAGTGAGGAACTTCAAGCTGATCCGGAGCAGATGACCTTGCTGCGCACCCTTCACCAGCGCTGGCCCTTCTTCCGGATGCTGATTTCCAAAGTAGAGATGACTCTCTCCAAAGTGGATCTGGATCTGGCCCGTCACTACGTGACCAGCCTTGGCAGTGCGAGCCACAGGGATGCATTTGAACGGATCTACACGACGATTGCTGATGAATACACACTCACCCGACGCCTGGTTCTGGAGATCACCAGACAGGAAAGGCTGCTGGATGCCGACCCAGCACTGCAGCTGTCGGTAAACCTGCGCAACCGCACAATCGTCCCTCTGGGTTTTTTGCAGGTGGCCCTGCTCAAACGGCTGCGTGATCAGAACCGTCAGCCACCCATGAGCGAATTTCCAAGTGATGGCGACGGTCGGACCTACAGCCGCAGCGAGCTTCTGCGCGGTGCCCTGCTGACCATTAACGGCATCGCCGCCGGCATGCGCAACACCGGTTGA
- the larE gene encoding ATP-dependent sacrificial sulfur transferase LarE, which produces MASETFRLLERLSIDDEQRLKQLRQWILGCDRVFVAYSGGVDSTLVAAIAQEQLADCACAITGVSPSLAPHLLAEARQQAHWLRIRHLEVETRELEDPAYSSNPTDRCYACKRELHSHLAPIAEAADGARVLDGVNLDDLGDHRPGLQAASEAGVGSPLADLQIDKACVRRLSRALGFPWWDKPAQPCLASRFPYGEPISHDRLRQVGCAEAWLIERGFCRVRVRSQGLSARIEVPQERLAELLDPEIRDPLVRVMLELGFTTVSLDLEGLVSGKLNRVIPG; this is translated from the coding sequence GTGGCTTCTGAGACCTTCCGCCTGCTGGAACGACTGTCCATTGACGATGAGCAGCGCCTGAAGCAGCTGCGCCAATGGATCCTGGGTTGCGATCGCGTGTTCGTGGCTTATTCCGGAGGGGTGGACAGCACCTTGGTGGCTGCCATTGCCCAGGAACAGCTTGCCGACTGCGCATGCGCAATCACAGGGGTGTCGCCTTCGCTGGCTCCCCATTTGTTGGCTGAAGCTCGTCAGCAGGCGCATTGGCTGCGAATTCGGCACCTGGAAGTGGAAACCAGGGAGCTCGAAGACCCCGCCTACAGCAGCAACCCCACGGATCGTTGTTATGCCTGCAAGCGCGAGCTGCACAGCCATCTCGCGCCCATTGCTGAGGCGGCTGATGGCGCGAGGGTGCTGGATGGTGTGAACCTTGATGACCTCGGCGATCATCGGCCTGGTCTTCAGGCAGCCAGTGAAGCAGGTGTGGGCTCACCGCTGGCGGATCTGCAGATCGATAAGGCCTGCGTGCGACGACTGTCCAGGGCGTTGGGATTTCCCTGGTGGGATAAGCCAGCTCAGCCGTGCCTGGCTTCACGATTTCCTTATGGGGAACCCATCAGCCATGACCGCCTGAGGCAGGTTGGTTGTGCGGAAGCCTGGCTGATCGAACGGGGCTTCTGCCGCGTCAGAGTCCGATCCCAGGGCCTTTCGGCACGGATCGAGGTTCCTCAGGAGCGGCTTGCCGAACTGCTTGATCCTGAGATTAGGGACCCACTCGTGAGGGTCATGCTCGAACTTGGCTTCACCACTGTGAGCCTTGATTTAGAAGGGTTGGTGAGTGGAAAACTCAACCGGGTCATTCCCGGTTGA
- the gshA gene encoding glutamate--cysteine ligase, with amino-acid sequence MNRNRLLKGFEVELFTGRPDGRNVGIAARAKRELEGFVTEPDHRNLEYVTDPEANYDGIAEALLTPRRKLRHWLMEQGLTLLPGSTLSLGDTNRFERSDPENPYHSLIEATYGTAVVTASIHINLGIDNPAELFAALRLVRCEAALLLSLSASSPFLNGRITGAHSQRWLQFPLTPARVPLFLDHQHFISWTNQQIEAGSMHNVRHLWTSVRPNGPDRPHQLNRLELRICDLITDPEVLIAVTVLLELRVQQVLREPEQHDPLQCSALNLQQLEELSMSNDRAAARSSLEATLHNWRDGRERSCRSWLEQLIESVMPLAEELGLKQQLGPLAMVLQEGNQAMRWLQGIHSGETIESVLRESITAMREEEIRGVCTPAERTLG; translated from the coding sequence ATGAACCGAAACAGGTTGCTCAAAGGCTTTGAAGTCGAGCTGTTCACTGGCCGACCCGATGGACGCAATGTCGGCATCGCAGCCCGTGCCAAACGCGAACTGGAGGGCTTCGTTACGGAACCGGATCACCGCAATCTCGAATATGTGACCGATCCAGAGGCCAATTACGACGGGATTGCCGAGGCCCTGCTGACACCTCGCCGCAAGCTCCGTCACTGGCTGATGGAGCAAGGTCTCACCCTGCTGCCAGGCAGCACCCTCAGCCTCGGCGACACCAACCGTTTTGAGCGGTCAGACCCTGAGAACCCCTATCACTCACTGATCGAAGCCACGTACGGCACGGCAGTTGTGACGGCAAGCATCCATATCAATCTGGGGATCGACAATCCAGCCGAACTGTTCGCTGCGCTGCGTCTGGTGCGCTGCGAAGCGGCTCTGTTGCTGTCTTTGAGTGCCAGCTCACCCTTCCTCAATGGCCGCATCACCGGCGCTCATTCCCAGCGCTGGCTCCAGTTCCCACTTACGCCGGCCCGCGTTCCTCTCTTCCTCGACCACCAGCACTTCATCTCCTGGACCAATCAGCAGATTGAGGCCGGTTCCATGCACAACGTCCGTCACCTTTGGACTTCCGTGCGACCAAACGGACCGGACCGTCCGCACCAACTGAATCGTCTCGAGCTACGCATCTGCGATCTGATCACCGACCCCGAAGTACTGATTGCGGTGACCGTTCTGCTTGAACTCAGAGTGCAACAGGTATTACGAGAGCCCGAGCAGCACGACCCCCTGCAATGCAGTGCACTCAATCTGCAGCAACTCGAAGAGCTGAGCATGAGCAACGATCGCGCCGCGGCCCGCTCCAGTCTTGAAGCAACACTGCACAACTGGCGCGACGGACGCGAACGCTCCTGCAGAAGCTGGTTGGAGCAGCTGATCGAGAGTGTGATGCCGCTGGCTGAGGAGCTCGGACTGAAGCAGCAACTCGGTCCACTGGCCATGGTTTTGCAAGAAGGCAATCAGGCCATGCGATGGCTGCAGGGCATCCACTCCGGAGAAACCATCGAATCGGTGCTTCGCGAGAGCATCACGGCCATGCGAGAAGAGGAGATCCGTGGAGTTTGCACGCCGGCAGAACGCACTTTGGGATGA
- the recF gene encoding DNA replication/repair protein RecF (All proteins in this family for which functions are known are DNA-binding proteins that assist the filamentation of RecA onto DNA for the initiation of recombination or recombinational repair.): protein MQEFRNHCQLQVEIDAPRLLVIGSNGVGKSNLLESVELLGSLRSHRSSQDADLIHWDASRALLKATCLDDDVVELELRRRGGRQARRNGKLLQRQMDLIGPLRCVGFSALDLHLVRGEPALRRQWLDRVVLQLEPVYGDLIGRYNRLLRQRSQFWRRSGLGTSLERNALLDSFDTQMALVCTRIHRRRRRALARLEPLAAAWQQCLSQGHEQLELRYTPGSVLEGEEAEEAWRLSIEEQLQRQRPEEERLGSCRVGPHRDEIDLMLNGTAARRFGSAGQQRTVVLALKLAELELVGELCGHPPLLLLDDVLAELDPRRQLTLLEAVGDSHQCLVSATHLDAFEGQWRQRSQILNADHLRNGIRKS, encoded by the coding sequence CTGCAGGAGTTCCGCAACCACTGCCAGCTGCAGGTGGAGATTGATGCCCCCCGTCTGCTGGTCATCGGCAGCAATGGCGTTGGCAAATCCAACCTGCTCGAATCAGTGGAGCTTCTGGGCAGCCTGCGCTCCCATCGATCCAGCCAAGACGCGGATCTGATCCACTGGGATGCTTCCCGCGCTCTGCTCAAGGCCACCTGCCTGGATGACGATGTGGTGGAACTGGAACTAAGGCGACGGGGAGGACGACAGGCACGACGCAACGGAAAGCTGCTGCAGCGTCAAATGGATCTGATCGGCCCGCTGCGCTGTGTCGGATTTAGTGCGTTGGACCTGCATCTGGTGCGTGGCGAGCCAGCACTGAGGCGTCAGTGGCTCGATCGGGTCGTGTTGCAATTGGAACCGGTCTACGGCGATCTGATTGGTCGCTACAACCGCCTGCTGCGACAACGCAGTCAATTCTGGAGACGAAGTGGCCTCGGCACATCGTTGGAACGGAACGCGCTCCTGGACAGCTTCGACACCCAGATGGCACTGGTATGCACACGCATTCACCGCCGCCGCCGCCGAGCACTGGCACGATTAGAGCCGCTCGCCGCGGCCTGGCAGCAATGTCTCAGCCAGGGCCATGAACAACTCGAACTGCGCTACACGCCGGGGAGCGTGCTGGAAGGGGAAGAGGCCGAAGAAGCCTGGAGGCTCTCCATAGAAGAGCAGCTACAGCGGCAGCGTCCGGAAGAGGAGCGGCTAGGCAGCTGCAGGGTTGGCCCCCATCGCGATGAAATCGATCTAATGCTCAATGGCACTGCAGCTCGTCGCTTCGGCTCTGCCGGACAGCAGCGCACCGTGGTGCTGGCACTGAAGCTGGCCGAACTGGAATTGGTGGGTGAACTCTGTGGCCATCCCCCTCTACTGCTGCTGGACGACGTGTTGGCAGAATTGGATCCGCGTCGTCAACTCACCCTGCTGGAAGCCGTGGGCGATTCCCATCAATGCCTGGTGAGCGCAACCCACCTGGATGCCTTCGAAGGCCAATGGCGGCAGCGTTCGCAGATTCTCAATGCCGATCACTTGAGAAACGGGATCAGAAAAAGCTAG
- the speD gene encoding adenosylmethionine decarboxylase codes for MEQTLSCLHPNPGWDDALTISASSPSQTSATDMVGKHCILELYGCDERKLNDEAFLRTTITMAAKRAGATLLNLITHRFEPQGVTGLALLAESHISIHTWPENGYAAVDVFTCGDHTMPESACEHLRQELGADHHAMRSFLRETPTAVAEAERTPSVQAG; via the coding sequence ATGGAGCAGACCCTGTCCTGCCTGCATCCCAATCCGGGATGGGACGACGCTTTGACCATTTCAGCCTCCAGCCCCAGTCAGACAAGTGCGACTGACATGGTTGGGAAACATTGCATCCTTGAGCTCTATGGCTGCGATGAGCGCAAGCTCAACGATGAAGCCTTCCTGAGGACCACCATCACGATGGCAGCGAAACGTGCTGGTGCCACCCTTCTCAACCTCATCACTCACCGATTCGAACCTCAGGGCGTGACAGGTCTCGCGTTGCTTGCCGAGTCCCATATCTCCATTCACACCTGGCCTGAAAACGGATACGCCGCAGTGGATGTGTTCACGTGCGGCGACCACACCATGCCAGAGTCAGCCTGTGAACACCTCAGGCAAGAACTGGGAGCAGATCACCATGCCATGCGCAGCTTTCTGCGTGAAACACCCACGGCAGTGGCTGAAGCAGAACGAACACCGAGCGTTCAGGCTGGCTGA
- a CDS encoding N-acetyltransferase, with product MALLPFRQQAAAPRLPERYSMSMEFVPDGESINALLEDCGDQPHPVERWPLALQRSIWHLSILDSEEQRLVGFVRATSDRALNANLWNLTAASGPDQSQLLAVLVHRSLVCLRKDLPGCSISIAAPAQALDALKSRGFILDPGGIRAMGLRLR from the coding sequence GTGGCACTACTTCCCTTTCGCCAACAGGCCGCCGCTCCACGGCTCCCTGAGCGCTACAGCATGAGCATGGAGTTCGTTCCCGATGGGGAAAGCATCAATGCCTTGCTGGAAGACTGCGGCGATCAACCTCACCCTGTTGAACGGTGGCCGCTTGCACTGCAACGCAGCATCTGGCACCTCAGCATCCTCGACAGTGAGGAGCAACGGCTTGTGGGCTTCGTGAGAGCCACCAGTGATCGGGCGCTCAATGCCAATCTCTGGAATTTGACAGCCGCTTCAGGACCTGATCAATCCCAATTGCTGGCAGTGCTCGTTCACCGATCACTGGTTTGTCTGCGCAAAGATCTGCCCGGATGCAGCATTTCGATTGCAGCTCCAGCCCAGGCGCTGGATGCCCTCAAATCACGAGGATTCATTCTCGATCCAGGCGGGATCAGGGCAATGGGTCTGCGGCTCCGATGA